The sequence GATATCTGCCGGTGTACGCCACCCAAAGCCGATTTCGCCCGAATGCCGGTCGTGGCTCGAATAGTGGCGGTCCCATACCATCGGGAGACGTCCATTCACGACGAAATCGCGGTCGCGCACCACCACTTCGCCAGTCACAGCATCGACCGGCTCCGCCTTCAACACATTGCAACGCAAGAACCCCGACTTCAAATTCAGCTTATCCGCCAGCGACTTCGCCCACTTCGACCCCCGAAACGCCTTGAACAACCCCTTCGCCACCGCAGCCATATTCAACACCGGCGGCCCGCCCACCATCACGGGCCTTCCCGCCGGAATCGGCAGCATGACCGAGCTCGGCATCGACGGATAGGTCCGCTCCGTATGCGCGCTGTTGTGCCCCGGCGGTTCCATCCCGACCGCCCAACAGCTCAATGCCGGCAGTGCCATGAACGACATCGGATCGTTATTGGCGAGCACCGTCCGGCTCCCCATGAACGACTCGGCGTCATCCGATGGAATCGGATCCGGCTCCGGCGGCGGTGCAAACGACTCCCCCAGCGGAAAATGCAGCCCGGGCACGTGAAACGAATGCGTACCGACCGTGGCGCGCATCAATCCATTCACAAAAATCGGCCGACCTGCGGCACCGCCCATTCCGACGCCTGCGCCAATCATGTTTCCGATACTGCTTTGAAGCCCCGCCGCTTGCTGCTCGAGTTTCATCCCCTCGGCGACGATCGCGTTGTCCTGGATATCGGCGAATTTTCCCGATGCGAACGCGGCCGCTTCGCCGAGCTTCTTCTCGACGTTGGGATGATCCTCGAGATACGCGCTGACCTTCTCCTGGACCAACGCCATCGCGATGCTGCCGACGACACCCTTCGCCGCCTCGACATACTCCCGCAGATCGAGCATGAACCCGACATGCGGATGCGGCAGAAACACCGGCGTCGGGCTCGGCGCGACCAGCACTGAATGCACATCGACGCCGATGACCGGATCAAGATGCTTGACGGCTGGCAGTGCCACGATTTCGGCCCTCGCTCGCGCTCAGCGTCCGCCACGCAACGCAGCGACCTTCTCGCTGAGCGCGTTACGCCGCCGGTCTTGCACCCCCAACTGCGACACCATCCACTCGACAACCATCGGCAGATTACTGTTCGCCCGCATCGGCTCGTCGATCATCAACCCCGCATCGAGCGCATTGAACCCGGCCTCCAGTGCGTGCTCGCGCTCCCCTGCCCGCTCCCAGCACACGGCGCTCATCCGCCAAGCCTCGACCGTCATCAATCCATCCTTCGCAGCCGTGGTCGATGCCGCCGCGCGCTCATAGCAATATGCCGAATGCGCGTAATCCTTGTGCGTCAGATGCACGCTTGCCTCGCCGAACAGCCCGTTCGCAACGAGCTTGTGCCCCGCCGGATGCCCTGCCTCGACCGCACGGGTGCCGCTGCTGGCCGCGCTACGGTACGCATCGATCGCCTTCTCCCGATCGCGCCATTTCAGATACGCAGCCCCTGCAATCAGATGCACGACAACGCACTGATCGAACCACTGCTCACGCTCCGCGACCTTCAGCGCTGCCGCGCGCAGTTCCTCCAGCCGAGAAGGATTACCGCCTTCGATCATCTCGGTCAGCACCACGAAATGCCGTCGAAACTCACCGCTCGGCCCGCGCTCGCCCGACTCCGCCAGCAATTCGCGCGGCACGCTCGCCATCGAATACTTGCCTTGTACAACTCGCACCGCGGCCCGATGCCGTTGCATCAGCGCTGGGAACAGCGCGATGTCCGTACGCGGCACGACGAAGCGCACGCGCTCGCCAAGCTGCGGCGCGACCGCAACGATCGTCAGCAAATCGTCCATCCATCGCACCCACGCCGCGTCATCCCGCACTTTCGCCGGCTCAAGCACGAAAACCATCACCGGGAAAATATCCGGATGGTGCTGCATCAGGCTGTCGGCAACCGTGAACAGATACAGCAAAGGATTCCGGCCATCGTCGTACGGCGGCTGCCAATCCGCTCTCACACCCCGAGCATCGGATCCGTCACGCCGGCTGTCGTAGAACGCAATGAGTTCGTCCGTCAGCGCCTTCGCATAACCCGATTCATTGACGAACGGTGCGCGCATCGTCCGCACCGCGCACGACGTCTCGTCCTGAACCTGGAAATACAGCCGCACGAGCTGTGCATCCGTCTCGTCGGTCTGCCAGATCATCAATCGCGCGTCCCGCGCTTTCGCGAAACTCATCCAGTCCGTATGCGCATCCATGAACCTGCGTTCCACTGGATTGGTCGGCTGCCAGTTCTGCATTCGCGCGAATCTCCGTCACGGATTCAGCTTCAGGATGGTCCCTTCGACCGTATGCTCGCCCGTGGCCGATGACGTCACCGTCGTTCCGCGCACGCTGTGGCTTTCGGAGCCGGTCGATGCAACCTTAACGCCCTGGATCGTGATCGTTCCATCGCTCTTCATCACGATGCTCGACATCCCGCAGACAAGCGAAAGCTGATCGCCGGCATTGACGAGCACCTGATGCTGCACGCTCGTCGTGTGGTTCGCGCCGACGTTGACGGTGTGTTCGCCGCCGACCGTGTGCGTATGCGCGTTCGCGATCGTCGACGTGCGCGTGCCGATCTCTTCGGTATGCGCCGACGCAACCAGCGTCTTCATGTCCTGCGACGTCGTCTGATACATCTGTCCGACATTCAGCGTCTTGCCTTCCCCGATCGTTTCGGTCTTGGCTTTCGCAACCGTCTCGGTATGTATTCCACCAATGGTCGCGTCGCGATTCGCGGCGACCGTCACGGTTTCGTTCTTCCCGACCGTTCGCGTTCGATTCCCACCCACCCCATGCGTCTCATCCACCGCGATTTGCGCGACCCGGTTCTGCCCGATATTCACCGTCTCGTTCTGCCCCACACTCCGTTGCCGGTTGTTCTTCACCTGCATCGTCTCGTCGTTCCCGACCGTATGCGTGTGATCGTGCCCGACAGAAAGCGAATGATCGGCCTCCGTCTCCGCATCGAAATTCCTTTCCGCATGCATCCAAAGCTGCTCCGCGCCCTTCTTGTCCTCGAACCGGAACGCATTCGCATGCTCGGTCGTCCCGCCCGGCGACGACCGCGACAGCATCCCGCTCTGCGTCGCACTCCCCGGCAGCCCCCAAGGCGGCATCTTCTCGCCGTTATAAACGCGCCCCGTCACGATCGGCTCATCCGGATCGCCATTCAGAAAATCGACGACCACCTCATCGGCCACACGCGGAATCTGCACGCCTCCAAACCCGCCGCCGGCCCAAGGACTCGACACCCGCACCCAGCACGAAGAATCCTGATTGCTCTGCCCGTACCGATCCCAGCGAAACTGCAGCTTCACGCGCCCGTACTGATCGGTCCAGATTTCCTCGCCCGGCGGCCCGACGACGGTCGCTGTCTGCGGCCCGTTGGTCCGCGGCCGTGGTGTGTCGCGCGGAGATCGATAAGGCAAACTCGACGGCTGCACGAGCGTCATCGATTGATGCACGACGGCCTCCGCGCCCTGATCGCTCGCATAAGCGTTTTCCTGAAACCGGTACTGACACCGCACGATCAGGTACTCGCGGTTCTGGTCGGCACGCGGGCAATGCTCCAGCGTGAACAGATACCCGGGCGCCACACCACGCACGTCGGTATCGGCATTCGCCCGCTCGTGCTCGGCCTGCTGTTCCTCGAGCCTCACGCGGCTGTAATGCGCACCGGGCGCATCGTCGCGATAGCCGCCCGGCCACTCGAACGAAGCGAAGCTGTCGTGATCGTGTCCACGCGGATCGACCTTCTGCGACGAAAGATCGGCGCGTGGCTTCGTATAGTCGTAGTCGGTGGTCTGATGCTTGCCGACGCTCACCTCCTGCGCGGGCAGCCAGCCGTCGATGTGTTCCTCATCGGCAATCGCGGTGCGGTCGCGCGCGATGTACGGAATCGTCTCGTAGCCGGGCAGCGCCGTGTGCGACGACATCGCGTCGCTCAGCATCAGCGTATGCGTGTCCTCGGCATGCCGGAACCAGTAATAGATGCCCTCGAATTCCATCAGCCGCGACACGAATGCGGCATCGGTCTCGTTGTACTGCACGCAGTACTCGCGCGGCACATACGTTTCGGCGAGGTGATTCTCGATCGGAAACCCATACGACGACAGCACCTCCTGCACGATCTCGGGCACGGTCTTGTTCTGGAAGATCCGGCAATCGGAGCGGCGCGTCGCGAGCCACAGCCACGGGCGTACGACCAGCTCGTAACCGTAATGCCGCTCGGCGCGCCGGCCGGCCAGCGACGCGCGCGCGACGATCCCGTTCAGGTAGCGCGTCGACAGGTCCTGCTGTTCGATCCGGACGGTCACGGGCTTGCCGAGCATGTCCTTCAGCGACAGGCTGTGGCTGTCGGCCAGCGCCTCGATCCGGAATTCGAACAAGCGGCCGAGTTCCTCGCTGCCGTCGAGCGTATGGAATTTCAGGTCGTCGCCGTGCGGGCTGTCGAGTGTGAAGACGCGATTCACGCCGTGGCCTCCTCGTCGAACCGGTAAACGAATTCGCCATCCGCCGCGCTCACCTCAATCGAGGCCAGCGTGCGGCCTTCGAGCGTCGCCTCCAGGATCGCGCGGCTGATGCGTGGCATCACGGTATGCGTGAGGATCGCGTCGACCATGCGGCCGCCGGATTCGATCGTTCGGCAGCGCTCGACGATCAGCGCGGTTGCCGCATCGGTGCAACGCAGCCGGATCCCGTGATGCGCGTCGATCCGCTTCTCGATCCGCCGCAGTTGCAGCGCGACGATCCGCGCGAGCGTCGCGTCGGTGAGCGGGTAATACGGCACGACAGTCAGCCGGCCGAGCAGCGCGGCCGGAAACACGTCGAGCAGCGGCACGCGCAACGCATCGGCGAGCGTCTGCACGCCCGGCAGATGCTCCGGATCGCGGCAAAGCTGCATCACGCGATCCGCGCCGACGTTCGACGTCAGCAGGATCACGGTATGCCGGAAATCGATGTCGCGGCCCTCGCCGTCCTCCATCCAGCCCTTGTCGAACACCTGGAAGAAAATCTCGTGCACGTCGCGGTGCGCCTTCTCGATCTCGTCGAGCAGCACGACGCTGTACGGCCGGCGGCGCACGGCTTCGGTGAGTACGCCGCCCTGCCCGTAGCCGACATAGCCGGGCGGCGCGCCCTTCAGCGTCGACACCGTATGCGCTTCCTGGAACTCGCTCATGTTGATCGTGATCGCGTTGTGTTCGCCGCCGTACAGCGTGTCGGCGAGCGCGAGCGCGGTCTCGGTCTTGCCGACGCCGGACGGGCCGCACAGCAGGAACACGCCGTGCGGCTTGGTCGGATCGTCGAGCTTCGCGCGCGCGGTCTGGATCCGCTCGGCGATCAGCTCGACCGCATGCCGCTGGCCGACGACGCGTTCGCCGAGCGTATCGGCAAGCTTCAGCACGGCCTGCGTTTCGTCGCGTACCATCCGGCCGAGCGGAATGCCGGTCCAGTCGGCGACGACGGCCGCCACCGCGTGCGTATCGACGGCGGGCAGCACGAGCGGCGCATCGCCCTGCAGATCGGCCAGTGCCTGCTGCGCGGCGGCGAGACGGACTTGCGCGGCGGTACGCGCATCCGCATCAAGCTCGCGCGACGGATCGTCGTCGAGCAATAAAGCACGCGATTCGACGATCGCCGTCAATGCGTTTCGTTCGGTCTGCCACCGTGCGTCGAGTTGGTCGAGCGCGGCTTGCGCGGCGGCAATGTCGGTATCGATCGCATCGCGCCGCGCGGCATCGCCGGTGCCGAGCGCGCACTCCCGTCCGATCCGCTCCTGTTCGACGCGCAGGCTGTCGATGCGGCGGCGCGCGTCCTCGATCGGCGCGGGCACCGCGTGCTGGCTGACGGCGACGCGCGCACAGGCCGTATCGAGCAGGCTGATCGCCTTGTCCGGCAACTGCCGGGCGGGGATGTACCGGTGCGACAGCGTGACGGCAGCCTGCAGCGCGTCGTCGAGCACGAGCACGCGGTGGTGGGCCTCGAGCTTCGCGGCGAGGCCGCGCAGCATGGTCAACGCAGCTGCTTCTTCCGGCTCGTGCACGTGGACGAGCTGGAAGCGCCGCGTCAGCGCGGGATCCTTCTCGATGTACTGCTTGTACTCGGACCACGTGGTCGCGCCGATCGTGCGCAGCAGGCCGCGCGCGAGCGCGGGTTTCAGCAGGTTCGCGGCGTCGCCGGTGCCGGCCGCCCCGCCCGCGCCGACGAGCGTATGCACTTCGTCGATGAACAGGATCGCCGGCCGCTCGGACGACATCGCCTCGTCGATCACGCCGCGCAGCCGGCTCTCGAACTCGCCCTTCACGCTCGCACCGGCCTGCAGCAGCCCGATGTCGAGCAGGTACAGCGCGACGTCGCGCAGCGACGGCGGCACGTCGCCAGCGGCGATCCGCAGCGCGAAACCTTCCGCGACGGCGGTCTTGCCGACGCCGGCCTCGCCGACCAGCAGCGGGTTGTTCTGCCGGCGCCGCAGCAGGATGTCGACGATCTGGCGGATCTCGGCGTCGCGCCCGACGACAGGGTCGATCTCGCCGGCCCGCGCGCGGGCGGTCAGGTCGACGGCGAAGCGCGCGAGCGCCGATCCGTCGGCGGCGGGTGTGCCGCGCACCGTCGCATCGCCTCCCGCGCCTGCCTGTGCGGCTGGTTGCGCCTCCGGCGAGCCGTCGACGATCGATTCGAGTTCGTCGGCGAGCACGTCGGGCACGATGCGCTCGAATTCGCGCGTGATCGCCACCAGCACGTTGCGCAACTGCGGCGTCTTCAGGATCGCGAGCAGCAGCATTGCGCCGCGAATGCGCGTCGCGTCGTATTTCAGCGTCGCATAGACCCACGCACGTTCGACCGCGTCGTCGATGTGCACGGACAGGTCCGACACCGATCCCGCGCCGCGCGGCAGCCGGTCGAGCGCCGCGACGAGCCCGCGCTCGATGGCCGCTGCATCGATGTCGAAGCGGCGCAGCACGCGCTGCAGGTCGCCGTCGGGCCGCTGCAGCATCTGCTTGAACCAGTGCGCGAGCTCGACGTACGGATTGCCGCGCAGCCGGCAGAATCCGGTCGCCTGCTCGAGCGTCTCGTAGAGAAACGGATTCAGTTTTCCGAACAGGTTGACGCGGCCGATATCGGACATGACGGCTCCCGGTTAGGCGGTTTCGCGATGAAGGGCCGTGCCGCCGCGCCGCACGTCGTAGCGGACGACGAGGTCGCGCGCGGGCCCTGGTTCGAGCCGCTGCCCGAGCCAGGCGGTGCGGCCGATGCCCTGCGGCGCGCCGAGCGCGATCGCCGGCACCGCATCGGCCGCCAGTTCGAGCTGCACGTCCCAGTCGAATTCGATGCCGACGTATTCGCGCACCCATTGCGCGAGCTGCCGCGCGTGTGGCCCGCCCGGCAGGAAGCGGCGGTACGCGTCGAGCGACAGCGGGCCGAGCACGATCCGGAAGCGCGACTGCGCGTCGCGCACCGCCACGCCGAGCGCGACGGCGCCGACGCGCAAGGTCGGCCGCGTCGCGCGGATCGTGCAGCGCTGCGAGCGCTCGATCGCGACCCACTGCGGCACGTGCTCGTCGATGCGCGCATCGACGCCGAAATGCCGGCGCACGATCTGCACGAGCCCTTCCGGGTTGCGCGTGTGACGCACGAGATGGCCCGCATGGAAATAGCGCGCATGCGGCGCGAGCGTGTCGGCGGCGGTTCCGGCGTCGGCTTGTGCGGCTGGTTTGTCGCCGTGCGCCGCCCGCCCGACCAGGCTCGCGATATAGCCGTCGAACCGTGCGCGCTCGGGGCGATCGAGGCTCACCGTCGGCTGCGCATCGGCCCACGCGCGGTAGAACAGCAGGATCAGCCGGTGATGGAACAGGTCGGCGAACGCGGCGAACGTCGGGTCGTCGTGCTGGGCCGCGCGCTCGTGCGCGTATTCGGTCAGGTGCGTCGGCAACGGCCCGTTCGGGCCGAACAGGCCAAAACCGTGGATCGCGATGCGCGGCGGCGTGGCGCCGTCGTCATGGATGCCGGCCAGCATCGACGCCGCGAATGCGAGCGACGGCTGCTGCCCGAGCCGCACGGGCTCGTCGCGCGGTCGCGCGGCATGGCCGAGCGGCGCGCGGCCGGGCGACAGCGCATCGAGCCAGCGCAGCGCCTGGAACAGGTCGTAGCCGTGCGGCGCGGCACGCAGCCGCGCCCACCACGCGTCGCGTCGCGCGGTTTCGGCGGCCGGCCGGGTATCGGGTGACGTGTCGCGCTTCATATCGCCGGCCGCCTGCCGATGCGCGCCGGCCAGTGTGCGAGCGTGCCGCGCTGCGCGCTGGTCAGCACGCATTCGGCGAACGCGTTGATCGACACGTGACGCGCGAAGAACTGTTCGAGCACCGCGCCGAGCAGGAACGGGCTGTCGCCGGAGAATGCGTGGTCGTCGACGGTCACGTCGACCTGCACGCCACGCCCGAACATCAGCGGCCCGAGCGCCGGCAGGCGGCGGAACACGGGCGAGAAAGCGACCCGCTGCACGCCGTCGATCTGCCGGCGCATTGCCGCGTCGGCGGGGTCGGCGTGCAGCCCGAGCAGTTCGCGCAGCGCATGCGCGCCCTCGTCGTCGTCGAGATCGGTCAGCGTGTGGCGCGCGAGCCCGAGATGGCGGATCAGCCGCCACGCGGTTTGCGCGTCGGCGATCGGCGGGCGCGGCCGCGACGGGCCGCGGATCGCGACGATGCGATCGACCGGAGCCGATACGCGCAGCGTGAAGGTGTTCGCGTCGCCGGGCGGCTGCAGCAGCACGAGGTCGCGGTTCGTGCACAGCGTATCGGCGGACAGGTAGCGCATCGTCTCGTCGTACGGCGCGCACTGGCTGTCGACGAGCGACACGTAGGTCTCGCTGCCGACGTAGCCGGTGCGCGTGCCGTTCGCGCGCGCCTGCGCGGACACCAGCCGCGGCTCGCGCCGCACCGTGTAGTACGCGCCGTAGTTGCCGTCGTCGCCGGAGAACGACGCGTGAAACGGCCGGAATTCGCGCGACTGGCCGTCGTCGCGCTGCTCGCTCGCGAGCCGCTGCACCGCATAGACCTCGAAGTCGAGCGGCCGGCTGCGATCGACGACGACATGATGCTCGCGCGCGCCCGGCTGCAGCGGAATGCGATCGGCGCGGCGCGCGAACAGGTTCACGGCCGGTGTGCAGTTCAGCGCGAGGTGACGCGCGTCGACGGCCGCTTCGAGCGCCGCATCGTGGCGGTCGAACAGCACGGTCAGATCGCACTCGTCGCCGGTCGCGCGTGCCAGCGCGGCGCGCAGCCCGCCGATGCTGAAGAACAGGAAGCGCGCCGGAAACGCGAAATACTCGCGCAGCAGCCGGTAGCCGTGGAAGCTGCGGCCGTCGTCGGGCAGGATCGCCTGGGCCGGATC comes from Burkholderia pyrrocinia and encodes:
- the tssI gene encoding type VI secretion system tip protein VgrG codes for the protein MNRVFTLDSPHGDDLKFHTLDGSEELGRLFEFRIEALADSHSLSLKDMLGKPVTVRIEQQDLSTRYLNGIVARASLAGRRAERHYGYELVVRPWLWLATRRSDCRIFQNKTVPEIVQEVLSSYGFPIENHLAETYVPREYCVQYNETDAAFVSRLMEFEGIYYWFRHAEDTHTLMLSDAMSSHTALPGYETIPYIARDRTAIADEEHIDGWLPAQEVSVGKHQTTDYDYTKPRADLSSQKVDPRGHDHDSFASFEWPGGYRDDAPGAHYSRVRLEEQQAEHERANADTDVRGVAPGYLFTLEHCPRADQNREYLIVRCQYRFQENAYASDQGAEAVVHQSMTLVQPSSLPYRSPRDTPRPRTNGPQTATVVGPPGEEIWTDQYGRVKLQFRWDRYGQSNQDSSCWVRVSSPWAGGGFGGVQIPRVADEVVVDFLNGDPDEPIVTGRVYNGEKMPPWGLPGSATQSGMLSRSSPGGTTEHANAFRFEDKKGAEQLWMHAERNFDAETEADHSLSVGHDHTHTVGNDETMQVKNNRQRSVGQNETVNIGQNRVAQIAVDETHGVGGNRTRTVGKNETVTVAANRDATIGGIHTETVAKAKTETIGEGKTLNVGQMYQTTSQDMKTLVASAHTEEIGTRTSTIANAHTHTVGGEHTVNVGANHTTSVQHQVLVNAGDQLSLVCGMSSIVMKSDGTITIQGVKVASTGSESHSVRGTTVTSSATGEHTVEGTILKLNP
- the tssH gene encoding type VI secretion system ATPase TssH, which codes for MSDIGRVNLFGKLNPFLYETLEQATGFCRLRGNPYVELAHWFKQMLQRPDGDLQRVLRRFDIDAAAIERGLVAALDRLPRGAGSVSDLSVHIDDAVERAWVYATLKYDATRIRGAMLLLAILKTPQLRNVLVAITREFERIVPDVLADELESIVDGSPEAQPAAQAGAGGDATVRGTPAADGSALARFAVDLTARARAGEIDPVVGRDAEIRQIVDILLRRRQNNPLLVGEAGVGKTAVAEGFALRIAAGDVPPSLRDVALYLLDIGLLQAGASVKGEFESRLRGVIDEAMSSERPAILFIDEVHTLVGAGGAAGTGDAANLLKPALARGLLRTIGATTWSEYKQYIEKDPALTRRFQLVHVHEPEEAAALTMLRGLAAKLEAHHRVLVLDDALQAAVTLSHRYIPARQLPDKAISLLDTACARVAVSQHAVPAPIEDARRRIDSLRVEQERIGRECALGTGDAARRDAIDTDIAAAQAALDQLDARWQTERNALTAIVESRALLLDDDPSRELDADARTAAQVRLAAAQQALADLQGDAPLVLPAVDTHAVAAVVADWTGIPLGRMVRDETQAVLKLADTLGERVVGQRHAVELIAERIQTARAKLDDPTKPHGVFLLCGPSGVGKTETALALADTLYGGEHNAITINMSEFQEAHTVSTLKGAPPGYVGYGQGGVLTEAVRRRPYSVVLLDEIEKAHRDVHEIFFQVFDKGWMEDGEGRDIDFRHTVILLTSNVGADRVMQLCRDPEHLPGVQTLADALRVPLLDVFPAALLGRLTVVPYYPLTDATLARIVALQLRRIEKRIDAHHGIRLRCTDAATALIVERCRTIESGGRMVDAILTHTVMPRISRAILEATLEGRTLASIEVSAADGEFVYRFDEEATA
- the tssG gene encoding type VI secretion system baseplate subunit TssG, which codes for MRADQRAARHARTLAGAHRQAAGDMKRDTSPDTRPAAETARRDAWWARLRAAPHGYDLFQALRWLDALSPGRAPLGHAARPRDEPVRLGQQPSLAFAASMLAGIHDDGATPPRIAIHGFGLFGPNGPLPTHLTEYAHERAAQHDDPTFAAFADLFHHRLILLFYRAWADAQPTVSLDRPERARFDGYIASLVGRAAHGDKPAAQADAGTAADTLAPHARYFHAGHLVRHTRNPEGLVQIVRRHFGVDARIDEHVPQWVAIERSQRCTIRATRPTLRVGAVALGVAVRDAQSRFRIVLGPLSLDAYRRFLPGGPHARQLAQWVREYVGIEFDWDVQLELAADAVPAIALGAPQGIGRTAWLGQRLEPGPARDLVVRYDVRRGGTALHRETA
- the tssF gene encoding type VI secretion system baseplate subunit TssF, yielding MDTRLLDYYNRELAYLRELGGEFAQQFPKVAARLRLNESGPPDPYVERLLEGFSFLTARVQLKMDAEFPRFTQALLDAVYPGYIAPLPSMAIVRFAPMMNEGSLAQGWRLPAGTALRARPAASEQTACEFRTAHDLTLWPLELTDAAVTGAPSWLPRGAVAARQDVRGALRIRLKARGGAKLSQLPLDRLTFHLAGPERDALHLLELLAAHTLGVVCHDPGQPPRWLHTLDADAIVHEGFDPAQAILPDDGRSFHGYRLLREYFAFPARFLFFSIGGLRAALARATGDECDLTVLFDRHDAALEAAVDARHLALNCTPAVNLFARRADRIPLQPGAREHHVVVDRSRPLDFEVYAVQRLASEQRDDGQSREFRPFHASFSGDDGNYGAYYTVRREPRLVSAQARANGTRTGYVGSETYVSLVDSQCAPYDETMRYLSADTLCTNRDLVLLQPPGDANTFTLRVSAPVDRIVAIRGPSRPRPPIADAQTAWRLIRHLGLARHTLTDLDDDEGAHALRELLGLHADPADAAMRRQIDGVQRVAFSPVFRRLPALGPLMFGRGVQVDVTVDDHAFSGDSPFLLGAVLEQFFARHVSINAFAECVLTSAQRGTLAHWPARIGRRPAI